One region of Gilliamella sp. ESL0405 genomic DNA includes:
- a CDS encoding DUF945 family protein, protein MKKASVAIGIVAVLGIAYVGSTWYSGNLIEDNIDEQITAITKHLNSNKRSVRFNLIKSDYEKNLFSSKFHLKVTLSQKPKYQSEASDDDQLTLFEDDITIHHGPFPLAALAKGNFTPQLALIEYQMSEKKNPDLWKKAGNQPPLTGYITIDYNSNNQINLITKGGELTHNEIPSLSPDVTIEYGESSINLFSKNHGHDMGGNIKSDNFSIYANNENKLSISQFEASLSSPNGLGLQDFEINIGKLFQRDLTEFPLDALSVDVELYDILKLENFKAKGRVNGITKDIEIHNTLDKLVSLSEEEPDLVLSNIDLKQIYRAANDNQLPNGSLQMKIESINYGQQHLGKLIFDIDFSDSNDLFVRKLVSLGLGAIESNHASVPNNPNIALNIFNFHSDAGDLNFSFKIKQLSLGSIKTFLNDTVLTKIKLEAPFAVLDRFVAQVSNPDSSDVTDEQLFETNKIIDSLLHELEDSPIVDIKQGSNPGIYSDIEIHGNKDKIRLNNHFISKEEFLQFFESNVYD, encoded by the coding sequence ATGAAGAAGGCATCAGTCGCGATTGGGATAGTTGCTGTATTAGGCATAGCTTATGTTGGCTCAACTTGGTACTCGGGAAACCTTATTGAAGATAATATCGATGAGCAGATAACCGCTATTACAAAGCATCTTAACAGCAATAAACGTTCGGTTAGATTTAACCTGATTAAGAGTGATTACGAAAAAAATCTGTTTTCGAGCAAATTTCACTTAAAAGTGACGCTATCTCAAAAACCTAAATACCAATCGGAGGCTAGCGATGATGATCAACTTACCCTATTTGAAGATGATATAACTATTCACCACGGACCTTTTCCACTTGCCGCCTTAGCTAAAGGTAATTTTACCCCTCAACTCGCTTTGATTGAATATCAAATGTCCGAAAAAAAGAACCCTGATCTTTGGAAGAAAGCGGGTAATCAGCCTCCACTTACTGGTTATATAACTATCGACTATAACAGCAATAACCAGATTAATTTAATCACCAAAGGGGGAGAACTAACACATAATGAAATCCCGTCACTTAGCCCTGATGTAACAATAGAATATGGTGAAAGTAGCATCAATTTATTTAGCAAAAATCATGGTCATGATATGGGTGGTAACATAAAAAGTGATAATTTCAGCATTTATGCCAACAATGAAAACAAACTATCAATTTCTCAGTTTGAAGCTTCTCTCTCCTCGCCTAATGGTCTGGGTTTACAGGATTTTGAGATAAATATTGGCAAGCTATTTCAACGTGATCTTACTGAATTTCCTCTAGATGCATTATCCGTAGATGTTGAGCTTTATGATATTTTGAAATTAGAAAATTTTAAAGCCAAAGGCCGTGTTAATGGCATAACTAAGGATATAGAGATACATAACACTTTGGATAAATTAGTCTCGTTATCTGAGGAGGAGCCGGATTTAGTGTTATCTAATATCGACCTGAAGCAAATTTACCGCGCAGCTAACGATAATCAACTGCCAAATGGTTCCCTGCAAATGAAAATTGAGTCAATCAATTATGGACAACAACACCTCGGTAAATTGATATTCGATATCGATTTTTCAGATTCGAATGATTTGTTTGTCAGGAAACTTGTTTCATTAGGACTTGGAGCTATTGAATCTAATCATGCTAGTGTCCCTAACAATCCGAACATTGCATTGAATATATTCAATTTTCATTCCGATGCAGGGGATTTAAATTTTTCTTTCAAAATTAAACAATTAAGTCTGGGGAGCATCAAGACGTTTTTAAACGATACTGTTCTAACAAAAATCAAACTTGAAGCACCATTTGCCGTTTTAGATCGCTTTGTTGCTCAAGTGTCAAATCCTGATTCGAGTGATGTCACTGATGAACAATTATTTGAGACAAACAAAATAATAGACTCACTGTTACATGAGCTTGAAGATAGTCCGATTGTCGATATCAAACAAGGAAGTAACCCGGGCATTTATAGCGATATTGAAATTCATGGCAATAAAGATAAAATAAGGCTAAATAATCATTTCATATCAAAAGAAGAGTTTTTACAATTTTTCGAATCAAATGTGTATGATTAA
- the mfd gene encoding transcription-repair coupling factor translates to MPNIMNISTIIPKKSGDIKQVGELVGSSLSQLCAQVIEAHNGLVVIITDDMQQTTRINEELKQFSRFPSIFFPDWETLPYDSFSPHQDIVSERLSCLYHLGHLTKGALILPINTLMQKVCPQSYLGGHVFMMKKGLSISRENLRLQLENAGYRSVSQVMEHGEYATRGALFDIFPMGSDNPYRIDFFDDEIDSIRTFDVETQRTQDEITEIQLLPAHEFPFDKSAIELFRSQWREQFEVRLEPESIYQQVSKNILPTGIEYWQALFFSEPLTPLFSYFLDNTLIINTANIEQFANKYWQDILQRYESRRVDPMRPLLAPTTIWSKTDEIFAYLKNYPRIVVSHTAFKQSAKSINLPYRTLPDIAIAMQQKDPYLHFQQFIDDFNGKIVFSVESQGRKEALQEVLGRIRIHPTTIDQLTELNQTENRFCLMIGASEQGFIDEQQNYAFITENELLGRRIIRRKKEHKQAINTDSLIRSLAELTPGKPVVHIEHGVGRYAGLTTLETGGISAEYLILLYANDTKLYVPVSSLNLISRYSGGDEENAPLNKLGTDAWSKARQKAAEKVRDVAAELLDIYAERESKPGFEFKQDREQYELFCSAFPYQETEDQQNAIGAVIGDMCSPYAMDRLVCGDVGFGKTEVAIRAAFLAVINQKQAAVLVPTTLLAEQHYESFCDRFANWPIRIESLSRFKTAKQQQAIIKALGEGKVDIVIGTHKLLQEDVKWKDLGLLIVDEEHRFGVRQKERIKAMRANIDILTLTATPIPRTLNMAMSGMRDLSIIATPPARRLAVKTFVREYDDLVIREAILREILRGGQIYYLHNDISDIESVSEKLAQLVPEARITIGHGQMHERDLERVMNDFHHQRFNILVCTTIVETGIDIPNANTIIIDRADKFGLAQLHQLRGRVGRSYHQAYAYLLTPHPKLLTKDAKKRLDAIATLEDLGAGFALATHDLEIRGAGELLGSDQSGQIETIGFNLYIELLEDAVKSLKEGKEPTLESLLNSQQTEVELRLPTLIPDDFIPDVNTRLSLYKRIASIENLDELTDIQVEMRDRFGQLPDATVFLLATTKIRYYANQLGITKIEFSDKGGYIEFGNNNQVSVDYLIELIQKEPKNYRLEGTNRLKLQQKELQQNQRIDYINNLLSDFAKHRENS, encoded by the coding sequence ATGCCTAATATAATGAATATTTCGACAATCATTCCTAAAAAATCCGGTGATATCAAGCAAGTGGGTGAACTTGTTGGCTCATCATTATCTCAACTGTGTGCGCAAGTAATTGAAGCGCATAATGGCTTAGTTGTGATTATTACCGATGATATGCAACAAACTACCCGAATTAATGAGGAGCTGAAACAGTTTTCTCGCTTTCCGTCAATATTCTTTCCCGATTGGGAAACCTTACCTTATGACAGTTTTTCACCGCATCAAGATATTGTATCGGAACGTTTATCGTGTCTTTATCATTTAGGACATTTGACTAAAGGTGCACTCATCTTACCGATTAATACCTTAATGCAAAAAGTCTGCCCACAAAGCTATTTAGGCGGGCATGTCTTTATGATGAAAAAAGGCTTAAGTATTAGCCGTGAAAATCTACGTTTACAGCTGGAAAATGCCGGTTATCGATCTGTCAGCCAGGTTATGGAACACGGCGAATATGCAACCCGTGGCGCCCTGTTTGATATTTTCCCTATGGGGAGTGATAATCCGTATCGGATTGACTTTTTTGATGATGAAATTGATAGCATTCGAACCTTTGATGTCGAAACACAGCGCACGCAAGATGAAATAACCGAAATACAATTACTTCCGGCTCACGAGTTTCCTTTTGATAAATCGGCTATTGAGCTATTTCGCAGCCAGTGGCGTGAACAATTTGAAGTCAGACTTGAGCCAGAAAGCATCTATCAGCAAGTGAGTAAAAATATTTTGCCCACCGGCATTGAGTATTGGCAAGCACTGTTTTTTAGTGAGCCGTTAACACCACTATTTTCCTATTTTTTAGATAATACGTTGATTATCAATACGGCAAACATTGAACAATTCGCCAATAAGTATTGGCAAGATATTTTGCAACGATATGAAAGCCGCCGTGTCGATCCTATGCGGCCGTTATTAGCGCCAACGACGATTTGGTCTAAAACCGACGAAATATTTGCTTATTTAAAAAATTATCCCCGCATTGTGGTTTCTCATACCGCCTTTAAACAATCGGCGAAAAGTATCAATCTGCCTTATCGCACTTTGCCCGATATTGCCATTGCGATGCAACAGAAAGATCCTTATTTACACTTTCAACAATTTATTGACGATTTTAACGGTAAAATTGTCTTTTCGGTCGAGTCGCAAGGCCGCAAAGAGGCGTTGCAAGAAGTGCTTGGTCGTATTCGGATTCACCCAACAACAATCGATCAACTCACTGAATTAAACCAGACTGAAAACCGATTTTGTTTGATGATTGGCGCCAGCGAGCAAGGCTTTATTGATGAACAACAAAACTATGCCTTTATTACCGAAAACGAGTTATTAGGTCGGCGGATTATCCGTCGTAAAAAAGAGCATAAACAAGCGATTAATACTGATAGCTTGATTCGAAGTTTAGCCGAATTAACGCCCGGTAAACCGGTTGTGCATATTGAGCATGGGGTTGGACGATATGCCGGACTCACCACGTTAGAAACCGGTGGCATTAGTGCCGAATACCTTATCTTACTTTATGCAAATGACACTAAGCTTTATGTTCCGGTATCTTCATTAAATTTAATTAGCCGCTACTCAGGTGGTGATGAAGAAAATGCCCCACTAAACAAACTGGGCACCGATGCATGGAGTAAAGCCAGACAAAAAGCCGCCGAAAAAGTTCGGGATGTTGCCGCCGAATTGCTGGATATTTATGCTGAGCGGGAGAGCAAACCCGGATTTGAATTTAAACAAGACCGTGAACAGTATGAACTATTTTGCAGTGCATTTCCCTATCAAGAAACGGAAGATCAGCAAAATGCCATTGGTGCCGTTATTGGCGATATGTGTTCACCATATGCCATGGATCGCTTAGTGTGTGGCGATGTTGGCTTTGGTAAAACCGAAGTGGCTATTCGAGCCGCATTTTTAGCGGTGATAAACCAAAAACAAGCAGCAGTACTAGTCCCAACTACCCTACTTGCTGAGCAACATTATGAGAGTTTTTGTGACCGTTTTGCTAATTGGCCAATTCGAATTGAAAGCTTATCTCGCTTCAAAACCGCCAAACAACAACAAGCAATTATTAAAGCGTTAGGCGAAGGTAAAGTCGATATTGTTATTGGCACTCATAAATTACTGCAAGAAGATGTGAAATGGAAAGATCTTGGATTACTTATTGTCGATGAAGAGCACCGTTTTGGTGTTCGGCAAAAAGAACGAATTAAAGCCATGCGTGCCAATATCGATATTTTAACGCTAACGGCCACCCCTATTCCACGTACGCTTAATATGGCAATGAGTGGTATGCGTGATTTGTCAATCATCGCAACGCCACCAGCACGTCGACTCGCTGTGAAAACATTTGTTCGGGAATACGATGATTTAGTGATTCGTGAAGCGATATTACGTGAAATTTTACGTGGTGGTCAGATCTACTATTTACATAATGATATATCAGACATTGAAAGCGTAAGTGAAAAACTGGCACAACTGGTACCGGAAGCTCGAATTACCATTGGTCATGGCCAAATGCATGAACGGGATTTAGAGCGGGTGATGAATGATTTTCATCATCAACGTTTTAACATACTGGTTTGTACAACCATTGTCGAAACCGGTATTGATATTCCCAATGCCAATACAATAATTATTGACCGTGCCGATAAATTTGGTTTAGCACAATTGCATCAATTACGAGGTCGTGTTGGGCGCTCTTATCATCAAGCTTACGCTTATTTATTAACGCCTCACCCTAAATTACTGACTAAAGATGCAAAAAAACGCCTTGATGCTATTGCCACCTTAGAAGATTTAGGCGCCGGTTTTGCACTTGCCACCCATGATCTTGAAATTCGTGGCGCTGGTGAACTACTGGGTAGCGATCAAAGCGGGCAAATCGAAACTATCGGTTTTAACCTTTACATTGAATTGCTTGAAGATGCGGTCAAATCCCTAAAAGAAGGCAAAGAGCCGACGCTTGAATCCTTGCTTAATAGCCAACAGACTGAAGTAGAGTTAAGATTGCCAACCTTAATTCCTGATGATTTCATCCCCGATGTCAATACCCGTTTGTCACTCTACAAGCGAATTGCGAGTATTGAAAATCTTGATGAGTTAACCGACATTCAAGTTGAAATGCGTGATCGCTTTGGTCAATTACCCGATGCAACAGTGTTTTTATTAGCCACAACCAAAATCCGTTATTATGCCAACCAATTAGGTATCACAAAAATTGAATTTAGCGATAAAGGTGGTTATATAGAATTTGGTAATAATAACCAAGTTTCGGTCGATTATTTAATTGAACTAATTCAAAAAGAGCCTAAAAACTATCGTCTCGAAGGAACAAATCGATTAAAATTACAACAAAAAGAGTTACAACAAAATCAACGTATTGATTATATTAATAATTTACTAAGTGATTTTGCAAAGCACCGTGAAAATTCATAA
- the lolC gene encoding lipoprotein-releasing ABC transporter permease subunit LolC: MFRPLVFFIGLRYVYGQKTDGFGRFVSWLSMIGIMLGSIGLIVVLSVMNGLEEQMQNSILKFFPQAQITTQQGRLDPVAFPSSQFEKIPGVNRITPLVTGDVILQSEHSITVSTLMGINAEDNDPITHYIYMGEISALKAGQYNVILGQSLANQLGVGLGDKIRLMVTDASQITPIGRIPSQRLFNVVGLFAVNHDINQALIYVNQTDAKNLLRYRGNDITSWRLFLDKPLDIASVVSAPLPDGLVFNDWRAKRGELFQAVKMEKNVMGLLISLIVIVAAFNIITSLSLLVMEKQGEVAILKTQGLSRLKIMLIFIIQGATSGIIGTLLGSTIGLLIALYLNEIMQVLGLSFAGILLPSLIEPTQIILIIFGLLMLSLISTIYPAYRAANIQPAEALRYE; the protein is encoded by the coding sequence ATATTTCGCCCATTAGTGTTTTTTATTGGCTTGCGTTATGTCTACGGTCAAAAGACCGACGGCTTTGGCAGGTTTGTATCATGGCTGTCGATGATCGGCATTATGCTAGGTTCTATCGGTCTGATTGTTGTATTATCGGTTATGAATGGCCTTGAAGAACAGATGCAAAACAGTATTTTAAAGTTTTTTCCGCAAGCGCAAATTACCACACAACAAGGTCGACTCGATCCGGTTGCCTTTCCTTCATCACAATTTGAAAAAATTCCCGGCGTTAACCGCATTACGCCCTTAGTCACCGGTGATGTGATTTTACAAAGTGAGCATAGCATCACGGTTAGTACCTTAATGGGGATTAATGCTGAAGATAACGATCCGATTACTCACTATATTTACATGGGCGAGATTTCCGCACTTAAAGCCGGACAATATAATGTGATTTTAGGACAGAGCTTAGCTAATCAACTAGGCGTGGGATTGGGTGATAAAATTCGCTTAATGGTGACTGACGCCAGCCAAATTACGCCAATCGGTCGTATTCCTTCACAGCGGTTATTTAATGTTGTTGGGCTGTTTGCCGTCAATCATGATATCAATCAAGCATTAATTTATGTTAATCAAACCGATGCCAAAAATTTATTACGTTATCGTGGCAACGACATTACCAGTTGGCGGCTGTTTTTAGATAAACCATTAGATATTGCTTCAGTGGTCAGCGCACCATTACCGGACGGATTAGTCTTTAATGATTGGCGAGCTAAGCGAGGCGAGCTATTTCAAGCGGTTAAAATGGAAAAAAATGTTATGGGGTTACTCATTAGCTTAATTGTTATTGTGGCGGCATTTAATATTATCACCTCGCTGAGCTTGTTAGTTATGGAAAAACAAGGCGAAGTTGCCATTTTGAAAACGCAAGGGCTGTCACGATTAAAAATCATGCTCATTTTTATTATTCAAGGTGCGACATCGGGCATCATTGGTACCTTGTTAGGCAGTACGATAGGATTGTTGATTGCGCTTTATCTCAATGAAATCATGCAAGTTTTAGGCTTATCGTTCGCCGGTATTTTGTTGCCGTCTTTGATTGAACCGACACAAATTATATTAATTATTTTTGGATTGCTTATGTTATCGTTAATTTCAACTATTTATCCTGCCTACCGTGCCGCTAATATTCAACCTGCCGAGGCTTTACGTTATGAATAA
- the lolD gene encoding lipoprotein-releasing ABC transporter ATP-binding protein LolD codes for MNNSEKLLSAKNLCKTYQEGKMVTEVLKDVTFDIYPKSLMAIIGSSGSGKSTLLHLLGGLDQPTSGEILFKSQQLNRLSEQEKAQLRNQQIGFVYQFHHLLPDFTALENVAMPLLIGGVKPNEAKQRAMAMLESVNLVKRANHRPSELSGGERQRVAIGRALINNPALVMADEPTGNLDKSTADAIFDLLIKLNREHGTAFLVVTHDLALANKLDKQLIMSDGRLTESSAANTSLMGN; via the coding sequence ATGAATAATTCAGAAAAACTACTGTCAGCTAAAAATCTGTGTAAAACCTATCAAGAAGGCAAAATGGTGACAGAGGTGTTAAAAGATGTCACGTTTGATATCTATCCAAAATCATTAATGGCAATTATTGGTAGTTCCGGCTCAGGTAAAAGTACCTTGTTGCATCTGCTTGGCGGATTAGATCAACCGACATCGGGTGAAATTTTGTTTAAGTCGCAACAACTTAATCGGTTATCCGAGCAGGAAAAGGCGCAACTGCGTAATCAACAAATTGGATTTGTTTATCAATTTCATCACCTTTTACCTGATTTTACGGCGCTGGAAAATGTCGCTATGCCGCTTCTAATTGGCGGAGTAAAACCAAACGAAGCCAAACAACGGGCTATGGCGATGCTTGAATCGGTTAATTTAGTTAAACGAGCCAATCATCGCCCGTCTGAGCTCTCTGGCGGTGAGCGTCAGCGAGTGGCAATTGGGCGCGCGTTAATTAATAATCCGGCTTTAGTTATGGCTGATGAGCCAACCGGTAATCTCGATAAATCAACAGCCGATGCGATTTTTGATCTGCTTATCAAGTTAAACCGTGAACATGGTACCGCCTTTTTAGTGGTCACCCATGATTTAGCATTAGCAAACAAACTTGATAAACAGTTAATTATGAGTGACGGGCGATTAACTGAAAGCAGTGCAGCCAACACAAGTTTAATGGGTAATTAA
- the lolE gene encoding lipoprotein-releasing ABC transporter permease subunit LolE — MILSLFTAIRFRRGRRKSGMVSLISIVSTFSIAIGIAALIIGLSAMNGFERELHNRVLSVVPHGQLYPEIGNLDNWRDIQQELKDNSPNIVSSAPFVSFTGLVENGSKLGAVEVQGVDPVQEQQISALPNYVLNDKWSSFKADQQQIILGSGLAKSLAVSEGDWVSLLIPVSSEPNQLKSPRRVRLQVQGILELSGSLSNNIALVPLSDAQNLLDMGDSVTGLMINVNNLYQANQIIGLAALNLNENMTFNSWENSFGFMYRDIQMIRQIMYLAMIVVIGVACFNIVSTLVIAVKDKQRDIAILKTLGATNRLIRHIFIWYGVISGLIGSIIGVILGVLMSWQLSNIMKGVESLMGHKILNSNIYFIDFLPSEIHFLDVLIVFITAMLLSLIASYYPARRACKIDPARILNSF, encoded by the coding sequence ATGATTTTATCTCTCTTTACCGCCATTAGATTTCGCCGAGGGCGCCGTAAAAGTGGCATGGTGTCGTTAATTTCAATTGTTTCAACCTTCAGTATTGCTATAGGTATAGCGGCGCTAATTATTGGTTTGAGTGCCATGAATGGCTTTGAGCGTGAACTGCATAATCGGGTTTTATCGGTCGTGCCGCACGGTCAATTATATCCGGAAATCGGTAACTTAGATAATTGGCGAGATATCCAACAAGAGCTAAAAGATAATAGCCCAAACATAGTTTCAAGCGCTCCTTTTGTCAGTTTTACCGGTTTGGTTGAAAACGGGAGTAAGCTGGGGGCGGTCGAGGTGCAAGGGGTTGATCCGGTGCAAGAGCAACAAATCAGCGCTTTACCTAATTATGTTTTAAATGATAAATGGTCATCGTTTAAGGCAGACCAGCAACAAATTATCCTTGGATCTGGGTTAGCCAAAAGTTTAGCGGTGAGCGAAGGAGATTGGGTATCGTTATTAATTCCGGTATCAAGCGAACCGAATCAGCTTAAATCCCCGAGAAGGGTACGTTTACAAGTGCAAGGTATTTTAGAATTAAGTGGTAGTTTAAGTAATAATATCGCTTTAGTGCCGTTGAGTGATGCGCAAAATCTGCTGGATATGGGTGACAGTGTCACGGGTTTAATGATCAATGTGAATAATCTTTATCAAGCCAATCAGATCATCGGCCTGGCGGCATTAAATCTTAACGAAAATATGACCTTCAACAGTTGGGAAAACAGTTTCGGTTTTATGTATCGTGATATCCAAATGATCAGGCAAATTATGTATCTGGCAATGATTGTCGTGATTGGCGTTGCCTGTTTTAATATTGTCTCAACCTTAGTTATTGCGGTAAAAGATAAACAACGAGATATTGCGATTTTAAAAACCCTCGGTGCAACCAACCGCCTAATTAGACATATCTTTATTTGGTATGGGGTTATCTCAGGCTTGATCGGCAGTATCATTGGGGTGATTTTAGGGGTGCTAATGTCATGGCAACTTTCAAACATAATGAAAGGGGTTGAGTCATTAATGGGGCATAAAATTTTGAACAGTAATATCTACTTTATCGATTTTTTACCGTCCGAAATTCATTTTCTTGATGTGTTAATTGTCTTTATCACCGCGATGCTGTTAAGTTTGATTGCCAGTTATTATCCAGCCCGACGAGCGTGTAAAATCGATCCGGCACGTATTTTAAATAGCTTTTAA
- a CDS encoding rhomboid family intramembrane serine protease, whose product MSLLKQTLFLAKQTKITSSLVVINVAYFIISRMLDSRGLTTHDNAFLIDWGADVAQLTFSGQYWRMFTNLFVHISVTHLAMNMLALWSVGSILERVIPPFAFLGIYFLSGLYGSLASDITTINVVVISCGASGAILGIITAFLAFSLVNHVDMEQLPIKSIIVSLVLTAAIGLLPSIDNMAHIGGAVTGFILGGIVSACLRKFKYSSSLLNIIIGIIFIIAAVGLYLAYLDYQFPANYRYYY is encoded by the coding sequence ATGAGTTTATTAAAACAGACACTTTTTTTAGCCAAACAAACCAAAATTACTAGCTCACTTGTGGTAATAAATGTTGCCTATTTTATTATCTCCCGAATGCTTGATAGTCGAGGACTTACCACTCATGATAACGCGTTTTTGATTGATTGGGGGGCGGATGTTGCGCAATTGACTTTCTCCGGTCAATATTGGCGCATGTTTACCAACCTTTTTGTACATATTAGCGTTACCCACTTAGCGATGAATATGCTTGCCTTATGGAGTGTCGGCAGCATTTTAGAAAGAGTCATCCCACCTTTTGCTTTTTTAGGTATCTATTTTCTGTCCGGACTTTATGGCAGTTTAGCCAGTGATATTACCACAATAAATGTGGTTGTGATTAGCTGTGGGGCATCGGGAGCGATTTTAGGTATTATTACGGCTTTCCTGGCGTTTTCACTTGTTAATCACGTTGATATGGAGCAGCTGCCAATAAAATCAATTATTGTCAGTTTAGTGCTTACCGCCGCAATCGGCTTGCTACCGTCTATCGATAATATGGCGCATATTGGCGGTGCCGTAACCGGATTTATTCTCGGTGGGATAGTTTCGGCATGTCTACGAAAGTTTAAATACTCTAGCAGTTTATTAAATATCATTATTGGGATAATTTTTATAATAGCGGCCGTAGGTTTATATCTAGCTTATCTAGATTATCAATTTCCTGCTAACTATCGCTACTATTATTAA
- a CDS encoding N-acetyltransferase family protein, protein MMITYCDATLDDLAFIVDVYNSTIASRSVTADINPVTVESRLDWFNQHNPQHRPLWLIKYHNQPCGWVSLSSFYGRPAYDKTVEISLYLHQDFRGKKIGQIMVAKIEAFAQQAGINTILSFVFGHNTASVNLFKKMHYQQWGLLPNVAELDGVSRDLVIFGKPLN, encoded by the coding sequence ATTATGATTACATACTGTGATGCCACTTTAGATGATTTAGCCTTTATTGTTGATGTGTATAATTCAACCATTGCCAGTCGTTCGGTAACGGCTGATATCAATCCGGTTACTGTTGAAAGTCGGCTCGATTGGTTTAACCAGCACAATCCTCAACATCGCCCCCTTTGGCTAATCAAATATCACAACCAACCTTGTGGCTGGGTGAGTTTGTCATCATTTTATGGTCGGCCGGCTTATGATAAAACTGTTGAGATCAGCCTCTATCTTCATCAGGATTTTAGAGGTAAAAAAATCGGACAAATAATGGTGGCAAAGATTGAAGCATTTGCTCAGCAAGCAGGCATAAACACTATTCTTAGCTTTGTTTTTGGACACAACACCGCCAGTGTCAATTTATTTAAAAAAATGCACTATCAACAATGGGGATTATTGCCAAATGTTGCCGAACTTGACGGTGTTTCACGTGATTTAGTCATTTTTGGTAAACCGCTAAATTAA
- a CDS encoding YigZ family protein — MPYTLAKPTQFIEEIKKSRFIVNAAPVVNPQQAGEFIDQISDPNATHNCWAWKIGQQYRFNDDGEPTSTAGRPILSAIEGQDCDQVVVVVTRYFGGIKLGTGGLIRAYGGSASHCLQQAELIELITRIPVEFHCYYSEWPIIENRLKELDAIIENQDFDAQGVNVRLAITEDKTAILQKNISDITRGRVIIQLP; from the coding sequence ATGCCATATACATTAGCAAAACCGACCCAATTCATCGAAGAGATCAAAAAAAGCCGCTTTATTGTTAATGCGGCGCCGGTGGTAAATCCCCAGCAAGCCGGAGAGTTTATTGACCAAATCAGTGATCCAAATGCCACCCACAACTGCTGGGCGTGGAAGATTGGGCAACAGTATCGCTTTAATGATGACGGTGAACCGACCAGCACCGCCGGGCGCCCTATTTTATCGGCCATTGAAGGGCAAGATTGTGATCAAGTCGTGGTGGTGGTTACCCGTTATTTTGGTGGTATAAAACTGGGTACCGGTGGCTTGATACGAGCCTATGGCGGTAGTGCCAGCCACTGTTTACAACAAGCCGAACTGATTGAGCTTATCACACGCATACCGGTCGAATTTCACTGCTATTACAGTGAATGGCCTATCATTGAAAATCGACTTAAAGAGCTTGATGCGATTATTGAAAATCAAGATTTTGATGCACAAGGCGTCAATGTTAGGTTGGCAATCACTGAAGATAAAACCGCAATACTACAAAAAAACATCAGCGACATAACCCGTGGGCGAGTGATTATCCAATTACCCTAA
- the nfi gene encoding deoxyribonuclease V (cleaves DNA at apurinic or apyrimidinic sites), which yields MSINLEQLKQSQQQLAGQVKLTDEFSSSVKLIGGTDVGFEDDGRITRAAIVILTYPQLVLVEHHIARIETTFPYIPGYLSFREYPALLAAWQQVEHKPDLLFVDGQGIAHPRRLGIASHLGLLLDMPTIGVAKKRLCGQFQPIAKVAGNVTALIDKQAQIGWVLQSKNNCNPLFISPGHRVSFDSALKWVNLCLRGYRLPEPTRWADAVASNKPLFKKFCHDN from the coding sequence ATGTCTATCAATTTAGAACAATTAAAACAATCACAACAACAATTAGCCGGGCAGGTTAAACTAACTGATGAGTTTAGCTCATCGGTGAAATTAATTGGTGGTACCGATGTGGGTTTTGAAGATGACGGTCGAATTACCCGAGCAGCCATTGTGATTTTAACTTACCCGCAATTGGTGCTGGTTGAGCATCATATCGCTCGTATAGAGACGACCTTTCCCTATATTCCCGGCTATCTCTCTTTCCGTGAGTATCCGGCTTTACTTGCCGCCTGGCAACAAGTTGAACATAAACCGGATTTGCTTTTTGTCGACGGTCAAGGCATTGCCCATCCTCGCCGCTTAGGTATCGCCAGCCATCTTGGGTTGTTATTGGATATGCCAACTATCGGTGTAGCTAAAAAGCGTCTTTGCGGTCAATTTCAGCCGATTGCCAAAGTCGCCGGTAATGTCACTGCGTTAATTGATAAACAGGCGCAAATTGGTTGGGTTCTACAAAGCAAAAATAACTGTAATCCGTTATTTATCTCACCCGGTCATCGTGTTAGTTTCGATAGTGCACTCAAATGGGTGAACTTATGTTTACGGGGATATCGCTTACCGGAGCCGACACGCTGGGCGGATGCGGTTGCGTCCAATAAACCTTTATTTAAGAAATTTTGCCATGACAACTGA